One stretch of Zingiber officinale cultivar Zhangliang chromosome 6B, Zo_v1.1, whole genome shotgun sequence DNA includes these proteins:
- the LOC121992735 gene encoding calcium uniporter protein 4, mitochondrial-like: MAAFRKSLARRFASLLLPTAADGGVGRPCGFLFLQKRPLFQRALPPDRQLMLLAADRISERVRSLNPCRICLDVILPPARSEAPVLREEGEVLVEKKRVSLVEVRKLARASLVAVVRARLATVEKSCIAYSEFVRICCEASNSEQGLEIARSLDESGVVVVLGNVVFLRPEEVAKTIEKLIPLSSSHESYHTREELKMLEEKKSEIDKQAAAQVRKELWLGLGFMVVQTAALMRVTFWELSWDVMEPICFYLTSVYFLSGYAFFLRTSKEPSFESFFASRFATKQRRLMKVQNFDLTRFNELSQAFSHSLPPPPYSKFASASCHCDRDN; the protein is encoded by the exons ATGGCGGCCTTCCGGAAAAGCCTGGCTAGGCGATTCGCTTCCCTCTTGCTGCCTACCGCCGCCGATGGCGGAGTCGGTCGTCCCTGCGGATTTCTCTTTCTTCAGAAGCGGCCCCTTTTCCAGCGGGCGCTGCCGCCCGACCGCCAATTGATGCTGCTGGCGGCCGACCGGATAAGCGAGCGGGTTCGCAGCCTGAACCCTTGCAGGATCTGCCTCGACGTGATCCTGCCGCCGGCGCGGTCTGAAGCGCCGGTATTGAGGGAGGAGGGGGAGGttttggtggagaagaagagggTGTCTTTGGTGGAGGTGAGGAAATTGGCGAGGGCTTCGCTGGTGGCGGTGGTGCGGGCGCGTCTAGCAACAGTAGAGAAGAGTTGCATCGCTTACTCCGAGTTTGTACGTATCTGCTGCGAGGCGTCTAATAGCGAGCAGGGTTTGGAAATCGCCCGATCGCTCGACGAATCCGGAGTTGTTGTAGTGCTTGGAAACGTGGTTTTCCTGAGGCCTGAAGAg GTGGCAAAAACAATTGAGAAGTTGATCCCATTGTCATCGAGCCATGAGAGTTATCACACGAGAGAAGAATTGAAGATGCTGGAAGAGAAGAAATCTGAGATTGATAAACAAGCAGCAGCTCAAGTCAGGAAGGAGTTGTGGCTTGGGCTGGGGTTCATGGTGGTGCAAACAGCTGCGCTGATGAGAGTGACTTTCTGGGAGCTTTCATGGGATGTGATGGAGCCAATCTGCTTCTACCTCACCTCTGTCTACTTCTTGTCGGGCTATGCATTCTTCCTCAGGACGTCCAAGGAACCATCCTTTGAGAGCTTCTTTGCCAGCCGCTTTGCCACAAAACAAAGGCGTCTCATGAAAGTACAAAATTTTGATTTGACTCGCTTCAACGAACTTAGCCAAGCATTCTCTCACTCTCTACCACCACCCCCTTATTCAAAGTTTGCTTCTGCTTCCTGCCATTGTGATAGGGATAACTAA
- the LOC121992738 gene encoding thioredoxin 1-like translates to MAAAVLEPLAVLCPSGGVPVSPRSAAVRSPIARRGSSLIPRFSGLRCSSRPLRVAARRVNAVGRLPAAAVVCEAQETAVQLPTVSKDTWQSLVLGSDVAVLVDFWAPWCGPCRMIEPVVVKLAKVYEGKLKCYKLNTDENPEIANEYGIRSIPTMMIFKNGEKKEAVIGAVPESTLATSIDKYI, encoded by the exons ATGGCCGCCGCAGTCCTGGAGCCGCTCGCCGTCCTCTGCCCTTCCGGAGGTGTACCGGTCTCCCCGAGATCAGCGGCCGTTCGCTCCCCGATCGCTCGCCGTGGGTCGTCGCTCATCCCCCGATTCAGCGGCCTAAGGTGCTCTTCGCGTCCTCTGAGGGTCGCGGCGAGGAGAGTGAATGCCGTCGGGAGGTTGCCCGCCGCCGCAGTCGTGTGCGAGGCGCAGGAGACGGCAGTCCAGC TTCCAACCGTGTCTAAAGACACATGGCAGTCGCTTGTTCTTGGTTCAGATGTTGCCGTTCTAGTAGACTTTTGGGCTCCATGGTGTGGACCCTGTCGAATGATCGAGCCGGTTGTCGTCAAATTAGCAAAGGTTTATGAGGGAAAACTGAAATGCTATAAGCTCAACACTGATGAAAACCCTGAAATAGCAAACGAATACGGGATTCGTAGCATCCCGACCATGATGATCTTCAAAAATGGTGAGAAGAAGGAAGCTGTGATTGGAGCCGTGCCAGAATCAACTTTGGCAACATCTATTGACAAGTACATCTAG